A genomic window from Triplophysa dalaica isolate WHDGS20190420 chromosome 24, ASM1584641v1, whole genome shotgun sequence includes:
- the isg20 gene encoding apoptosis-enhancing nuclease yields MSALPWRPHTSHVVGQDRNSLTNSDKETIKISHQVNGRKTSKANYIELHTECDQKRRKRKSDDIQEHDCVRPSDVFDSLLEQTDDLQTKRPRSNPQTWTAGVKSAVLLGDSWEVDSGFSSEISPSTSGRSSPIVGIDRLNVVAMDCEMVGTGPGGRCSELARCSIVNYYGSVIYDKYILPGQRVTDFRTRWSGIRKHHLANAVPFEEAQNEIVGILKGKVIIGHSLFNDFKVLDITVPANMIRDTCSCRLLRELYEASHRCMVSLKKLSQRLLSRNIQVGRKGHCSIEDARATLDLYKLVEDQWEKDFSRNSTDHTSDPNYSLEDYMQDQYWPESVMDCSS; encoded by the exons ATGTCTGCTTTACCCTGGAGACCCCACACCAGCCATGTTGTGGGTCAGGATCGGAATAGTTTGACGAACTCCGACAAAGAAACGATCAAGATTTCTCACCAAGTAAATGGACGTAAAACGAGCAAAGCCAATTACATAGAATTACACACAGAATGTGAtcagaaaagaagaaaaagaaaatcagaTGATATTCAGGAACATGACTGTGTCAGACCTAGTGATGTTTTTGACTCTTTATTGGAACAGACAGATGATTTGCAAACAAAAAGACCCAGAAGTAACCCACAGACATGGACCGCTGGAGTGAAGTCTGCAGTATTACTTGGTGACAGCTGGGAGGTTGACAGTGGCTTTTCATCTGAGATCAGTCCATCCACTAGTGGAAGGAGTTCTCCAATTGTGGGAATTGATCGCTTAAACGTAGTAGCTATGGACTGTGAGATGGTGGGCACGGGGCCGGGGGGCCGGTGTAGTGAATTGGCACGCTGCAGCATTGTAAATTATTACGGTAGTGTTATTtatgacaaatacattttgccTGGGCAGCGTGTCACAGACTTCAGGACTCGATGGAGTGGCATTAGGAAACATCATTTAGCAAACGCTGTACCTTTTGAGGAGGCTCAGAATGAG ATTGTTGGCATCTTGAAAGGGAAGGTTATTATTGGTCATTCCCTCTTCAATGACTTCAAGGTTCTGGACATCACGGTTCCAGCAAACATGATTAGAGATACCTGCTCCTGCCGGCTGCTTCGAGAGTTGTATGAAGCCTCACATAGATGCATGGTGTCTTTGAAGAAACTCTCCCAAAGGCTACTCAGTAGGAACATACAG GTTGGCAGAAAGGGTCACTGCTCTATAGAGGATGCACGTGCCACCCTGGACCTGTACAAGCTGGTAGAGGACCAGTGGGAAAAGGACTTCTCCCGAAATTCAACAGATCATACCTCAGACCCCAACTACTCCCTTGAGGACTACATGCAGGACCAGTATTGGCCTGAAAGTGTAATGGATTGCAGTTCATAA